A region of Anolis carolinensis isolate JA03-04 unplaced genomic scaffold, rAnoCar3.1.pri scaffold_7, whole genome shotgun sequence DNA encodes the following proteins:
- the LOC134293211 gene encoding zinc finger CCCH domain-containing protein 13-like encodes MVSRPDNLGTPREKAAWPGRHSEGLGRKKERKKERKKERKKERKKERAAAARRPEETGSVSEAEMAKPCETDGRNKGKIFENFHSFF; translated from the exons ACAATCTCGGGACGCCGAGAGAGAAGGCAGCTTGGCCTGGGAGGCATTCTGAAGGCCTGGgtcggaagaaagaaagaaagaaagaaagaaagaaagaaagaaagaaagaaagaaagaaagaaagggcagcCGCGGCTAGAAGGCCCGAAGAGACAGGCTCCGTTTCTGAAGCAG AAATGGCAAAGCCTTGTGAAACGGACGGAAGAAATAAAggcaaaatttttgaaaatttccacagctttttctga